ACGACTACTATGTATTTTCCGGCAATCTGGAAGTGTATCAGATGGtgtttaaatttaatttcatattttcctATTCAGGTCGACAATGGAGAAAACCAAGTTCACAAGTCTGTGACCACAGATGAGGATTTTTCTGACAACAAGAAAACCAGAAAAGAAGAGGAAACCTCTCAGCCTTGGTCAAGTAACCAAGTGTGCTTTGAGCAAACCCGTGCCATCAGAGAAGCTGATCATGACAAACAAGACAacaaaaccacagcagaaaGTGGAACAGTGGAACTCGACATTGAAGAACATGTAATGTCAACAGACAAGAGCCTAAAGGATGAGTTTGAGGAGGTGATTCAACATCAAGACGGTGCCGATCCTAGTGTATGTTCCTCTGATCACTTCGCTCCAGAAGAGGGAAAGAAACATGCAGTCATCAATGAAGAGCAGGAGAGAGAGGATGACCGCAACAGTACTCTGGCTGCTGAAGCAACTGAAGCAGATTCAGATGGCTTGAAGACCACAGCTGTTGATTTTGATGCTCGGTCACCACCGTTGGATAATCCAGAAATCCAGGTCGAACGTAAAGTGGAACACAGCCTGACAAGCAACCAAGAGATGGACCACCTTCCTGATAGTGAGCTAGTAGAGAGTTGCAATATTGTTAGCAGCAGGGAAGATGTAAGTTCAAGTGTCCCACCTATGGTTGACAATGATATGCCAGGCATCACCTCTAAAGCAGCACCCCAAATTGACTCAGTTTCAGATGTATCAACTAATGATCAACAAGCACAGAAAGAAGTTCCAACTGTGGATGAACCTCCAATGCCATCAGATGACACTGAAAGCCTCTGTGAAATTATTGAAAAAGCTACAACCGCTACACAAGATGAGGCGCCTGTTGACCATATTTGTGAACACCACAATTTGtcttttgaaaatcaaagtGTTCAAGAACTTGACCACAATGCTTTGAAAACGATAAGTGTTGGTTTCGCTCCTGACCCATCTTGTGACATTGAAGCATCCATCTACGAAGACCAGTATGGTGACAACACGAAGGCCACAACTTTCGAGCAGCCGAGGTTCGATTCGCCAGGTGACACAGATGCCAGAGACGATAACTTTCATGAGGACATTGCGTCTTCCTCTCAAGATcaacaaaatgatcaaaatgcTGACGATTTTTCCTTTCTCACCGCTCCTGTCATGACCGAAGGTACAATGAACCCACCCAAGCTTCAAATTTGCCTACCGCTCTTTGAGCCAAGCAAGCTGAGGCATAACATATGTGGTGGGGGTGAAGAAAGCGGGATTTCCAGCATGGCTGTCAGTCCTGAGTTGCTCGATCCTGGGATTAACTTTGACACCATTGGGATACCAGCGAAGGCTCAGGAGTCACATGCTGAGGCGAAGCTGGAGCCTCAAACTTGCCTTTTGGTTGACGATGCAACTCTATCAGGCTTGGAGGAAGATGTGGTGGTGTATGAGCCTCACACAGTTGCACTGCCAGTGCAGCCCTGCAGTCAAATCATAGACTCTGCTAATGATGAGTCAGTGGCAGCAAACGAGGGCATGTTTGGCCATGTTATTGAGCAA
The sequence above is a segment of the Phyllopteryx taeniolatus isolate TA_2022b chromosome 15, UOR_Ptae_1.2, whole genome shotgun sequence genome. Coding sequences within it:
- the stbd1 gene encoding uncharacterized protein stbd1 isoform X2 is translated as MGENSKRVRLQQLFRVTDVGDVANEDDYDSTGTLLKVRHRTTAAAEKSLSPWASDVQVPVDQHATLPHTQRVESVPSSFREIQVYLEEPSRSLQSVGAEIQGESATVCHLYSTDDSFRDEGISEGSLKKPESIRDQICHEEVDNGENQVHKSVTTDEDFSDNKKTRKEEETSQPWSSNQVCFEQTRAIREADHDKQDNKTTAESGTVELDIEEHVMSTDKSLKDEFEEVIQHQDGADPSVCSSDHFAPEEGKKHAVINEEQEREDDRNSTLAAEATEADSDGLKTTAVDFDARSPPLDNPEIQVERKVEHSLTSNQEMDHLPDSELVESCNIVSSREDVSSSVPPMVDNDMPGITSKAAPQIDSVSDVSTNDQQAQKEVPTVDEPPMPSDDTESLCEIIEKATTATQDEAPVDHICEHHNLSFENQSVQELDHNALKTISVGFAPDPSCDIEASIYEDQYGDNTKATTFEQPRFDSPGDTDARDDNFHEDIASSSQDQQNDQNADDFSFLTAPVMTEGTMNPPKLQICLPLFEPSKLRHNICGGGEESGISSMAVSPELLDPGINFDTIGIPAKAQESHAEAKLEPQTCLLVDDATLSGLEEDVVVYEPHTVALPVQPCSQIIDSANDESVAANEGMFGHVIEQGNQRETDKFTVPVRSDDWERQAEMKVAVVSGVNEKLECAENKEAKMEKDEDYAKTEINIMEATMDHNEWITDGNPNFPWLILSLPSFGGENHTSSQQLPTEESNHPDSEHQSLPQVKQIDGWDFEENMKSKKVKVTFRVHYLTHSLFQMLAVTGDQQELGNWKGFIPLESTKDGYWMAVVSLPADNHVQWKFVVVEKGEVCRWEECGNRLLNTGCGKDVLVHKLWGFL
- the stbd1 gene encoding uncharacterized protein stbd1 isoform X1; protein product: MAFKGSNGVAVERRVDLASLFCMIGRHGPAVALVVFAMVSVLAGLVIYRTVRGRRRKKKAAERAEGKNPPAETDEAATQDGREQQACAASTDVGDVANEDDYDSTGTLLKVRHRTTAAAEKSLSPWASDVQVPVDQHATLPHTQRVESVPSSFREIQVYLEEPSRSLQSVGAEIQGESATVCHLYSTDDSFRDEGISEGSLKKPESIRDQICHEEVDNGENQVHKSVTTDEDFSDNKKTRKEEETSQPWSSNQVCFEQTRAIREADHDKQDNKTTAESGTVELDIEEHVMSTDKSLKDEFEEVIQHQDGADPSVCSSDHFAPEEGKKHAVINEEQEREDDRNSTLAAEATEADSDGLKTTAVDFDARSPPLDNPEIQVERKVEHSLTSNQEMDHLPDSELVESCNIVSSREDVSSSVPPMVDNDMPGITSKAAPQIDSVSDVSTNDQQAQKEVPTVDEPPMPSDDTESLCEIIEKATTATQDEAPVDHICEHHNLSFENQSVQELDHNALKTISVGFAPDPSCDIEASIYEDQYGDNTKATTFEQPRFDSPGDTDARDDNFHEDIASSSQDQQNDQNADDFSFLTAPVMTEGTMNPPKLQICLPLFEPSKLRHNICGGGEESGISSMAVSPELLDPGINFDTIGIPAKAQESHAEAKLEPQTCLLVDDATLSGLEEDVVVYEPHTVALPVQPCSQIIDSANDESVAANEGMFGHVIEQGNQRETDKFTVPVRSDDWERQAEMKVAVVSGVNEKLECAENKEAKMEKDEDYAKTEINIMEATMDHNEWITDGNPNFPWLILSLPSFGGENHTSSQQLPTEESNHPDSEHQSLPQVKQIDGWDFEENMKSKKVKVTFRVHYLTHSLFQMLAVTGDQQELGNWKGFIPLESTKDGYWMAVVSLPADNHVQWKFVVVEKGEVCRWEECGNRLLNTGCGKDVLVHKLWGFL